In the genome of Fervidobacterium nodosum Rt17-B1, the window TAGAAACATATTTCGTTATACTCAGTCCAAGTATTTTGTTTAGGACTGTAATAGCCAATTTGGGTCCTCCAAGTGCGTATGCGCTATTCAATTTTTCCTTACCGTAATTCGGTATTTCAACGAGAATGTCTCTCATAACAGATACAATTTTTATCGTTTTATTTTTTTGATCTAAGGCAACAATCATTATAGTATCACTTCTTGGTATTTCGTAACCAATTCTTTTATCTACGCCAAAGACTGCGACCATTAACTGCTGTGAGTTACTAATTTTTCGTTTATCTATTTCAGAGGTTACCCCGTATATTTTACTATTTTGAGTATTTTGTACACCAACATCTTCTGGTGAAAAGGTATTTGTGAATTTTATCTTAGAGAACAGATAATTAAGATAGATAATACCAACCAAGGTCGCAACACCAACACTTATCAAGATACCTGTAAAAACTTTCCTCACTTACTCACCTCCAAATGATATTTTATCGTTGTTATTATAACATTAGTAATTAAAAAAGCGTAGGGAAATTTTTAAATCTCCCTACGCTTGGTTGCTTGTTAAATTTAAAACTTATTCAGCAGATGAGCCAGTTTGGCCTTGTGCTTGTTGTTTGTAGAGATATTCTCCAATTTTCATGCTCTCTCTTTGTAAATCATCGTAAAGCATTTTAATCTTCGCAATATCGTCTTTGTTTATAGCATCCCTAAGGTCTCTAATTATTTCTTCAAGTCTTGATTTCGTGTCAACTGGTATCTTGTCTTCGTTTTCTTTTATGATTTTCTCAATATGGTAAGCTGTGTCATCAGCTCTGTTCTTGAGTTCAACCTCTTCTCTCTTCCTCTTATCTTGTTCTTCGTACATCTGAGCTTCTTTAATCATTCTTTCGATATCTTCATTGTTGAGTTGATGTCTTCCCGTCACAACCATCGATTGTTCTTTTCCAGTACCGAGATCTTTAGCTGAAACGTGTACTATACCGTCTGAGTCTATATCAAAGGTAACTTCGATTTGTGGCACACCTCTTGGTGCTGGTGGAATACCTACAAGTTGGAAGCTTCCAAGGAATATGTTGTCCCTCGCCATCGCACGTTCACCTTGGTAAACCCTAACTTCAACACTTGTCTGACCATCTTCCGCAGTTGTGAATATCTTACTCTTCTTAACAGGAATAGTTGTATTTCTTGGAATAATCGGTTCAAGCAATCCACCCTTTACTTCCACACCAAGTGTTAAAGGTGTTACATCAACAAGTACAACATCCTTATCCTTTGCACCTTCTGTACCACCAAGAATAGCCGCTTGAATAGCTGCACCTATTGCAACCGCTTCGTCTGGGTTAACGTTCTTATTTGGATCTTTTCCAAATATATCTTTTATGAATTTCTGTACCATTGGAACTCTTGTCATACCACCAACAAGTATTATTTCATCGATATCTTGCGGTTTAAGTTTGGCATCGTTCAAGGCTCTTTCTATAGGTTCTCTTGTTTTTTCAACAAGATCCCTTGTTAACGATTCAAACATCGCTCTTGTTAATTTCATTTCTAAGTGAAGTGGTCCTTCGGCTGTTGCTGTAATGTATGGTAAGCTTATATCCGTTTCTAGTTTTGAAGAAAGTTCGATCTTCGCTTTTTCTGCTGCATCTCTCAATCTTTGGAGAGCTTGCTTATCGTTTCTTAAATCAATACCATATTGTTTTTTAAACTCCTCCGCTAAGTAATCTATAATCCTCTGGTCAAAATCATCTCCACCAAGGTGGTTGTTACCGCTCGTTGCTATAACTTGTATTACGCCTCCACCTATTTCAAGAATAGAAACGTCGAATGTACCACCACCAAGGTCGTAAACAAGTACTTTTCTTTCACCTTCCATCTTATCCAAACCATACGCAAGAGCTGCGGCAGTTGGCTCGTTTATAATTCTTAAAACTTCAAGCCCAGCTATGATACCAGCTTCTTTTGTTGCTTGTCGTTGAGCGTCGTTGAAGTAAGCTGGACAAGTAATAACTGCCTTTTTAATTTCACCACCGAGATATTCTTCCGCGTCTTTTTTGAGCTTTTTGAGTATGTACGCACTGATTTCTTGGGGAGTGTACTCTTTGTCATCGATCCTCACCTTATAATCTGATCCCATCTTTCTTTTGATAGATTTTATAGTTCTATCTGAGTTAAGAATAAGTTGTCTCTTGGCTGGTTCACCAACAAGAATTTCACCGGATTTTGTGAACGAAACAATGGAAGGGGTTGTTCTACTACCTTCTGCATTTGGAATAACCTCCACACTTCCATCTGGCTTCATCCATGCTATAACCGAGTTTGTCGTACCAAGGTCAATACCAACTACAAACTCTTTCTTTGACATATATCTTCACCTCCAAAAAATTTTTATTTTTTTAGTCCAGTTATATTTTACAAGATTAGCAATCATTTGTCAAGAGTGATAATTAAAAAATCAAAAAATTTTTCGGAGATGAAAAAGTCAGCCTAAATGATTAAATGGCTGACTTGATATGATTTATTAAATTTAATAAATCAATTTAAATAATTTAAATGATACCAAACTTAAAAACAGAACGATGCTTATAAATTTCTCCCGGTCTTAGCACCGTGTTTGGGAAGTTTTCATGGTTTGGTGAATCTGGAAAATGTTGTGTTTCAAGACAAAATCCCGTATGTGCATCGTAATTCTGTCCTCTTTTTCCATTTAATCCCGGCAAATAATTACCTGTATAGAATTGAAGACCTGGCTGAGTCGTGTAGAGTTCCATTGATATACCAGTTGATGGTTCATATACTTTCGCGGCAAATTCAGAATTCAATACGAAGTTGTTGTCGTAACCTTTAGCATTTGAATTTTTCAATTTTTCTATTGCGTCTCCAAGCCTTGTTTCCTTCCTCAAATCGTATAAAGTATCTTCAACAGGCATAATATCACCAGTTGGAATTAGATTTTCATTAACAGGCGTGTATTTATCGGCATTCAAAACAACAATATGATCGTATATTTTTCCACCACCAGCTAAGTTAAAATAGGTATGTTGGGTGAGATTAACTATCGTAGGTCTATTTGTTGTGGCCGTGTAATCAATTTTAAGCTCGTTCTCGTTTGTTAGTGTGTAAGTAACAGAAACATCTAAGTCCCCTGGGAAGCCTTCGTCACCATCATGGCTAAAATATTTCAAAGTTAGGATTGGGCCGTTTGGCGTTATCTCATCAAAAGCTTTCCAAACTTTTTTATTGAATCCCTTATATCCGCCGTGTAAAGCGTTTGGCCTTCCTTTATCGTTCAAAGCCAATTGATAAGTTACGCCATCTATTTCAAATTTTCCGTAAGCTATTCTATTTGCGAATCTTCCTATTAAAGCCCCAAGATAACCTGGATTTCTTTCGTATTCTTCTAAAGAATCGAATCCAAGGACTATATCCACAAAATTCCCATTTTTATCTGGAACCCATAGTTCCCTTATGATTCCTCCGTATGTTAAGACCTTCATCATAACTCCGTTTTTATTCACTAATGTATATTCCTGCACGGCTATACCTTCGGTAGTTGCACCGAATTCTCTTTTGTCTATTGAGCCAAAGAACATTTCAACTCACTCCTTCGCTTGAAGCGTTATATGTTATTTTTTATTTTTAAATTTTTCTATCTCTTCTTCTACCTCTTTAGCACCTTCTTCGTAAAATTTTTCTTCTTCTGGGTCTAACTCTTTCAGAAGTCTTAGGAATTCCCCAGCGTGAACCCTCTCTTCGTTTGCGATATCGATCAGAACTTCTTTAGCTAACTCATTATCTGTAGATTCAGCTAATTGCATGTAAAGTTGAATTGCCTCATACTCAGCCGCAATCATAAAGCGAATTGCCCTTATTAATTCTTCATGAGTTAATTTTCTTTCAGATTTTAATCCAGAAAACGCATTAGAAAATTCTGGCATTTTTTCACCTCCGCATTTTTGCATATATTTTTATATTTCACTCAAATCTTACAAATTCGTCTACAGCTTTTTCTATTACTGAGAGTGAGTTTTTCCAAAATTCCTCTTTTTGAATATCTATTCCAACGCTCATCGCAACTTCTTCCGCTGTTCCCTTACCAGTTGAAGAAAGAAGTTTCTTATACATTTCAAAGAAGTTAGGATTATCTTTCATACTGTACACACCCAATCCAAAGAGCATTCCGAATGTATACGGGAAATTGTAAAAATGGAATGTCGGAGAGTAATAATGAGGTTTAACAAGCCACATGTATGGATGCATGTAATTTTCGTCTAACCCTTCACCGTATGCTTCTTTTTGTGCTTTAAGCATTATTTCTTTAAATTCTTCAACACTTATAGGTCTAGATTTCCTTCTTTCGAATACTTCACTCTCAAATAAAAATCTGCTGTATATGTCTATAATTATCTGTACGGCATCCGAAAGTTCTTTGTCGAGGAGTGCTAATTTTTCATCCTTTAAGGTTGCTTCATTTTTTATTTGGTTCATCAGCAAAGTCTCGTTGAATATAGATGCTGTCTCCGCTAGTGTAGCTGGAGTTGTACTGTTCAAAGGCGTTTCATCCTTTAAGCAGTAGTTATGGAATGCATGACCTAGTTCGTGAGCCAATGTTAAGACATTATCTAACGTCCCATCAAAGCTCATTAGTATTCTCGACTCTTTGAGCGCTTTCACCGATGAGCAGAAAGCCCCTCCGCGTTTCCCAGGACGTGTTTCAGCATCAATCCAATGATTTTCAAAAGCATTGTCTATAAATTTCCCAAGCTCATCCGAAAAGTTCGAAAGTTTTTCCACAATGAATTTCCTTGCCTCATCAAATGACCATTTCTTATTGTATCCTCCTATAGGAGCGAAAAGGTCGTACCATGGAAGGCCGTTCTTGTGGCCAAGTAACTCGGCTTTTTTTCTAAGATACTTCCTAAGTATAGGCATACTTCCTTTAACTGCACTCATCATCGCATCAAAAGTTTCTTTGGATATCCTATTTTCCATGAGCATTGGTTCAAGAGGTGATGAATATCCTCTAAGGTTCACTTCCGTTAAAAACTCTCCTTTTATGCTATTTAAACATTGTGCAACAACTTGCGAAGCATTTTCACAAGCTTTTAACTCTGCCTCGTAGGCTTTCTTTCTAATTTCAGCTGATTCGTCATAAGCCATGTTTCTAACGCGCATCAATGGCAGTTTTTTCAATTCGCCGTTTATTTCAACTTCACAAAGAAGATTTGATGTCGTCTTTTCATATAGATTGTTCCAAGCGTTGCCTCCGGTAAGTCTCATAAGGCTGATTATTTTTTCTTCATTTTCTGAAAGAAGGTATTTAGAGAGTATTTTTTGTTCTTCAATAAAAAATTTATGAGATTTAAGCGTCTCTGATTTTAAATTTGAAAAGTCTATCTCTACGTTCTTCAAAAATTTTCTCAATTTTGTCCTTGCCAATGAAAGATTTACAAATTTGCTCCTGATAATATCAAGATACTTTGCTGCAGTTTCATCGTTTGCATTAGCACTTAAAGTTAAGCTTGCATAATTATATAACTTCCCAGCGAGCAAGGACAATTCATTGAGTTTGTTTATAACATATTCCAATTTGGCTTCCAACCCATTGCCTTCGTTTATTAAGTTTTCATCCATCCAATTAAGAAAACCAGAAAGTTCTTTATCGATTCTTTGCAAATCATTTTTGAAACTCTCAGAATCAAAAGAAGGATAAATATTGCTCAAATTCCACCTCATTCTATAATCCCCCCAATCTGTAAGTAGTGCTAACATTCAATAACATTATACCACAATTGTGGTATAATTATAAAATAATGAAATCATTTGGAATTGAAGCACTATTGGAGGTGAAATTTATGATTAATACAAAAAAGATAATAGATATGAAAGGAAAAGAACCAATAACTATGATAACTGCATACGACTATCCAACCGCAAGAATCGCTAGTGAAGCAGGAATAGATATAATCCTTGTTGGCGATTCGTTGGGTAACGTTATACTTGGTTACGATAGTACTATCCCAGTAACGATGGAAGATATGTTAATGCACATAAAAGCTGTGAGAAGAGGCGCGCCAGATGCGTTTATAGTTGGTGATATGCCGTTTTTATCCTACGAAATTAGTCCAGAAAAAGCTGTTGAAAATGCTGGCTTAATGTTAAAAGCTGGTGCAAATGCTATAAAGTTGGAAGGCGGAGAGCCATATGCTGAAACGATAAGGCGTATAATCAATGCTGGAATACCCGTAATGGGGCATTTAGGCTTCACGCCCCAATCTGTAAATTTATTAGGTGGACATAAAGTTCAAGGAAAGACTCCCGAGAGCCGTGAAAAACTCTTAAAAGATGCAAAAATACTCGAAGAAGTGGGGTGTTTTTCGATAGTACTCGAGCTTGTTGTAGAACAAGTAGCAAAAGAGATTACAGAAAATGTAAAAATACCTACCATAGGCATAGGAGCTGGTAGGCACTGTGATGGACAAGTATTGGTATTCCACGATATTGTTGGATTAACCACCATGGATTTAAAATTTGTAAAAAGATACGCAAATACATACGAGATAATGCTAAACGCGGTTAAATCTTACAAAACCGAAGTCAAAAACAAGGTTTTCCCGAGTAAAGATAATATATTTGAATGATTAACGAAAAGACGTTGAATTTTCTAAATTTCCAGTTCATTTTTTACAAATTCATTCCACAGTGTAACAAAGAATATAGCGACCGGCACTGCAAAAAATGTTCCAACAAGCCCGTATAAAATTCCAACTAAGAAAATAAATATAAGCATCAAAACCGGATTTATATCCGCGCGTTTTTTCATTATAAAGATAAAGAACAAAAATGCGCCTAAGTGTATGAGCATAACAACAATGTTTACAATTATGAAATTTTTCAATCCAAGTCCAAGACTAACAATCAATATTGGAATCCATTCGATAACAACACCAACAATGGGTATAAAGTTTGTAACAAACCCCCAAAAAGCGAGTAAGATTTTGTATTCAGGCAAATAAAAACTAAATAGTATGTAGAATGCTATCGAAACTATAAATGCTCCAAGTAGCAAAACATCAACGTAACTTGACAAAGCAATGCCAAGTTTTTTTAGAAAATCTTCAACAAGTCCCCTGACTTTTTTTGGAAATAATCCAGGTAACGATTTTGTAGTCCAATTAGTATATATAGTTATGTAAACGGTAAAAAGTATGCTATAAAATATTACCACTAAGAAATTAGGAACACTTTTAGCAAGATTTACAGCCAACGTAGTGATTAGTTCGTTTATTTTTGGACTAGCCCATTCGGCAATTTTTCCAATTATCTCAGATAGCTCTGGATTATCAACTAAATAATTCTCCCAGTATTTCGAATCTAATATATTTTTCATAAACTCATAAAAAGAATTCACCTGCTTAAAAACAGGAGGAATAATGTTTACAAATGCATATATCAGCACGCCAAAATATATCAACAATGAAAGCGTTACAGCAATTGGATAAGGAACTTTTATTCTCATTAAAACTCTAAGCAAGAAATTGACCACTAATACAGAAACAAGAGAAAATACAAAAACATGAAGCAGAGTTTTAAATGCCGCAAAAGCAATAAACATTATGAGAGCGTATATTAGTATAATTAACAAAGCTTGTTGTCTAATGCTCAATTTCATTCACCGGACCTCCTATGTGTTTTTCAAAATGTTTTCTTACCTCTTCTAAATTATTTGTTTTTCCAAGTACAACCATCAATTTTATCCTTGCTTTTTGAGCCAATGGGTGTTCACTCAATATAGCGCCTCTTTTTCGTAAATCTGCCCCTCCTCCAGTATAGCCATATATAGGATAAACTCTTCCTTTAAAACATCTTGATGTAACAATGATTGGCACACCATTCTTAGTAATTTCTTCAACCACATCGGAAAGTTGAGGAGGTACATTTCCTCTTCCAAACCCCTCAAGAACAATGCCTTTGTAACCCATATTATAAACCGCTCTTAGAATTGAGCCATCATCACCGGTAAATGTCTTAACAATCGCAACTTTTTCTTCTATTTTATCCGTTATTATCTTTTCTCTTGTAAGTGATTTTCTAATGTAGATAACGTTATTTTCGTCAACTATTCCCAGTGGTCCGTAACCTGGAGAGTCAAATGTCGCAACGTTGCTCGTATAAGTTTTTGTTACTTCCCTTGCTGCATGTATCTCATCGTTAAGGCATACAACAACACCCATACCGTACGATTCGTCACAAGCCGCAACCATCACTGATGAGAGAACGTTCCTTGGCCCATCTGTGCTAAGTTCACCTATATTTCTCATCGATGCTGTTAAAACAACCGGTTTTTCAGTTTTTAATACTAAGTCAAGAAAATAAGCTGTTTCTTCTAATGTATCCGTACCGTGAGTTACAACCACTCCATCGTAACCTTTTTCTTCAAGAAATTCGTCTATTTTTTTTGCAAGTTCCCACATGGTATTTGGAGTCATATAAGGACTCGGTACATTAGAAAATTCGTAAACTTCTATATCTGCTATATCATAAAGTTCTGGTATATCTGTCACAAGTGCGTTCCCTTTATCAAAAGGTACAACTGTCCTCCCCTTTTTTATCATCGCAATTGTTCCACCGGTGCTAACAATAACGATTTTCTTCCTCTTTGCGTTTCCCATAATTTTTGCTCCCTTCCATATTTATTTTTGCAATCCATTTTAGTACCAATATCTTTTCTTTCTAACTCTCATACCTACTATCACACCGTATATAAAACCTCCTGCATGTGCCCAATAAGCAACCCCTGTACCTGTCACGTCAGCTAGCAAACCATTCAACACTTGTATTATAAACCAATATGGAAGGTAAATAAAAGCTGGAATTTCAACGATAAACGGCAAAATCAAAAAGACAAGAGAAACTATTCTTGAATAATAAAATAATACAAAATAAGCCCCCATTACAGCTGAGATTGCACCAGATGCACCAACAAGTGGATATGGTGAGAATGGGTTAAAAATTACATGGAAGAAGAGAGCAAAAAGCCCACCGGTGATGTAAAAAATAAAAAACTTGAAATGACCCATTGCGTCTTCAACATTGTCACCAAATATCTTCAAAAACCACATATTACCAATTATGTGAGACCAACCACCATGAACAAACATGTGTGTAAACATCGCAACAATTGGAAAAGCGTAAAACATCTTTTCTGGGACAAAACCAAATGTGCGAAAAAATCCTTCTAATACTTCCCCAGACCAATCCATACTCGAAATCATGAGTTCATAAGCAAAAACGATTACGTTCACAATTATTATCATTATGTTCACAAAAGGCTTACGTATACTAGGGATAGTATCGTACAGCGGAAACATCTAATTCCCTCCCTTCATTTTAAAACTTAATTATTTAGCATATAACAACTTGTACTGTATCATCCCAAATAATTCATGGGAAAAATTGCAAAGTGAATAAAACGCATTAGCAGATGGTATATAATCGAGATAAGAATTTCTAAAATCAACCGGCACATCTGCGCTTACAAAACTTACATCTTTAAAAAACTTTCTAAAAACAAAAAGGCTTCTTTTCATATGTATTGTACTTGTCACTAAAGTTATCGGTACATCACCGATAAGTTCGAATGTACACTTACCGTTTTCGAATGTATTCCTTGCTTTTGATCCTAAAATTATATCCTCTTCGGGTACTCCAAAATTTAAAAGTACATTTTTCATAATAAGAGCTTCGGGAACCCCTTTATCGATTATTCCACCAGTAACGATTATTTTTCTTGGTCTATTTTTGTATAACTCCAAAGCTTTGTACAGTCGTCTTAAAGTATGCTTACCTATCTCAACATTATTTGAAAATTCGTCAACACCGCCTCCTAAAACAACTATAAATATACCTTTATCTTCGGTGTCTTTTAAAACAAAAGTTTTTGAAATTAAATAGGCAAACAAATTAGATGTTAGAAAATAAAAAACCAAAGCAAATGATAAAAATAAAAAAGCCAATTTTTTTCTCTTTTTAAAGTAAAGTGCAAACAATAATAAAAACACAGTTACGAATAACCCCGGAAGAGTAATAAAAGAGCTAATTATTTTAAATAGGTGAATCAAAGCATTTACCCCCTTGTATTATCGATATTTCTGAAGTATTTTTGCAACGCAACTTCGTCTATAGTTGCTCTTTCTTTCCTATCGTTTTCAAAGCTTTGCTTTTCGATATAGCGCTCTTTCAACTTTTCAAAACTTTTCCTTTCAGTTCGCTTTTCTAAAAACTTTCTAAGTATCTCTTCTTCTTCAAGTCTTAGATTTTCAAGCTTTTTTTTAAGAGTAAGAATGTAATCATTGTACATCCTTAATAAGTATAGTAAAAAACCAAGCTGCGCACCGGTTTGCGTACCAGTACGCAACTGACTTTCTACATCGTTTTTGGATTTTTTAACCTTATCAATTTCATCTTCAACTTCTCTTATCAATAACCTTATCCTATTTAATTCTTCCTTTATACTTTCTTCCTCTTTTTTTCTTAACGTTAAAATTTTTTCGAGTCGAAAAGGCATAAAATCCTCTATACTCTTTATTTTTTACTTTCTCAAAAACGCTGAGAGAATCTCAACAAAAACTTGGAGCAACTTTTTGCTTGCTTCTGAAAATCTTTTCCCTTCAAAGTTGTCCAAAGAAATAATCACAAGTCTCTTATCACCTATTTTTACACTCCCGACAAGAGGTATAAAGTTTGGTTCCGTAACTCCCGCCTTAATCCACAAATCCCTTTGCGGACTCTCTAGATTAAGCTTGTAAGCTTCATCAAGTTCAACAACTTTGTTTTCTCCAATCGCAGGTCCATAATTGTCTTCGTCCGCTCTAAAGACTGTGTTTTTTATTTCATCATCGTAGTTATAAACAGCCACACATTTGTATATATCACCATCAAGCATCCAAATGGAGGCTTTTTGTGCTTCGGGTACTAATTTCACAAGTTCATTAAGCATTGATTGGAGATACTCTTCCAAAGATGTTGATTTTTCCCAAAGAGATACAAGTTTTGACAGACTTTCAAAGCTTGTTACCATTTCTTTGTAGATTTTCTGTGTTTGCAAAAATCTAATAGCCGCAAGAGCCTGAGAAGACAAAAAAGAAGATATCGCTTTTGATATGTCAGTGTATTCTTCCGGAACGTGAATGATAAATTTATAATTTTCCACAGGTATCACCATGTAATGCTTTTTCTCGACAGTAAAACTCTTTAATTCGTTTAACCCTTTTGCTTTTTCTAAAACTTTTTCATCCTCCTTACCAACAACATAATCATTATCTTTAAGTAAAGCATAAGCTATTTCCGGATATTCTGCGTGGAACTTCATCCCGAGTTCGACTGCAAATTTTGTTGGATCACCTTCGGAATTACTTAAAGCTTCAATGATTATCTTTTCAACAAACGATTGAAGCTTATAAAGTGATTGCTCTAAAACCTTTTCGGTCATATCAAACATTACTCCTGCGACACCATAAGAACCATCACCAAGCCTAATCGGCATCCTATGGATACTAAAATACCTTCCGTTTATAACTTTTTCATGAATCTGATTCCTTCTTGTTCTCATAACTTTTCTATCAATATTGTTTATCTCTTCATCTCCCAGTATTTCTGATTCGAGCTTGCCAATTAGTTTTCCTTCAGGTAATTGGAGTACGTTTTCTAGCTCTTTATTTATCCAGATAAATCTAAATCTATTATCTTTGATAAAAGCCGGTGCCGGGAGCCTTTCAAAGAATTGTTGTAAAAAGTATAGATATCTCACGCTGTTACCTCCTCCATCTTAACTTGTAATATCTTAGAAATACCATCTACCATGGTTACTCCATGAACTATGTCTCCAGCCTCCATTATGAGTTTATTGTGTGTGATAACTATAAATTGTGAATGCTCTTGTTCCAATAAACGTCTAAATTTCTCAGAATTGTAATCATCAAGCGGAGCGTCAACTTCGTCAAGCACGTAAAAAACTCCTTTATTAGCTTCAAGCATTGCCATTATTAATGCTATACCAACAAGCGCTTTTTCTCCGCCAGATAATAATTGAAGTCTTTGAACCCTTTTACCAGCTTTAGAAATCGTTATTTCTATACCCGATTCCAATATATCACCATCGTCTAAAATTCTCATTCCGCCAGTTCCTCCGTAAAATAGGTTTTCTATATACGTTCTAAAAGCACTATTTATTTGATTAAATACCCTTAAAAATTGTTCACGTGCTTGTGCGTTTGTTTGCTCAATAAGTTCTTCCAGTTTCTTTTTTGCATCTTCTAAGTCTTGTTTCTGCTTTAATAGCTCGTTGTATTCTTGCTCAATGGCTTTGTATTCATCTATCGCTGTTAAGTCTACTGCACCTAACATTTTGAGTTTGTTTTCTAGATCCTTAATTTCATTAGCAAGTTCGTCTAATTTTTCTGGTTCCACATCGATAGGTGTTCTATATTCTTCAGGAATATTTGATATTCTAAACGATATTTCTTGAAGTCTCATTTCTGTTTCGTGAATGCGTTCTTTTATAGATTCTATTTCTGTCTTCTGGTCTCGTAACTCTTTCTCAAGTTGTTCAAGCTTTTGAAGCTTCTCTTCTTTCCCTGCTTTCTTTTCGCGTATGCCAGAAAATAACTCTTGAGAGGTATTTCTCAACGTTTCTAACTCTTTTTCATTTTCCAAGAGAAACTTTTTCGTTTCATCAATATCTTCTTCAAGTTTTGATATAACAGACTTTGCATTTATAAGCTCATCCTTAATCTCTTCTATCCTTGAATTTATCCTATCACTTTCTGCGTTGTATTGTAATTTTCTCTCAAACAAATTCTTTACTTCCGCACGGTAAGTAGCTATAGATTCATTGAGTTGCTCTAATTTTTTCCTATGTTCATCAAGTCCCTTTGAAAATTCATTAACACTATTTTGAAGATTTTTCCTCTTTTCATCGAGTTCTTTTGATTGATTTTCCAAAACTTCTATTCTTGCTATGTTCCCCTCGTATTTTGCGTTGTACTCTGCTTCAAGTTTAACAAGGTCAGAAATTTCATTTGTGATTTCCTTGTAGGCTTTTTGTAGTTCCTCTAATACTCTTTTCGAAGATAAAGATCGGCTTGAAACGGTTGCAAGTTCTTCCCTAACTATATTCATATTGTTTTGCAACTCGTTGATTTCCTTATTTATAACCGAAATTTCATTTTCTGTATTTTCCTTTTCATGTTCGATTTGCTCTATATTTTCTTCCAAAGTTTTCAACCTAACTCTTCTGGCAATTATCGAATTGGCGTAATCTTCTTTTGACCTTCCACCACTCATTGCTCCTCTTCCGGAGATGAGTTCTCCATCTAGCGTAACTATCCTTGAACGGATGTTATACTTTCTCTTTATCTCTATCGCATTGTCGATGTCTTTAACTATTATATCGTTCCCGAAAAGAAAGTACGGAAGCGCTTCGTACTCTTTTGAGACGTTCACAAGTTTGGCTG includes:
- the dnaK gene encoding molecular chaperone DnaK; amino-acid sequence: MSKKEFVVGIDLGTTNSVIAWMKPDGSVEVIPNAEGSRTTPSIVSFTKSGEILVGEPAKRQLILNSDRTIKSIKRKMGSDYKVRIDDKEYTPQEISAYILKKLKKDAEEYLGGEIKKAVITCPAYFNDAQRQATKEAGIIAGLEVLRIINEPTAAALAYGLDKMEGERKVLVYDLGGGTFDVSILEIGGGVIQVIATSGNNHLGGDDFDQRIIDYLAEEFKKQYGIDLRNDKQALQRLRDAAEKAKIELSSKLETDISLPYITATAEGPLHLEMKLTRAMFESLTRDLVEKTREPIERALNDAKLKPQDIDEIILVGGMTRVPMVQKFIKDIFGKDPNKNVNPDEAVAIGAAIQAAILGGTEGAKDKDVVLVDVTPLTLGVEVKGGLLEPIIPRNTTIPVKKSKIFTTAEDGQTSVEVRVYQGERAMARDNIFLGSFQLVGIPPAPRGVPQIEVTFDIDSDGIVHVSAKDLGTGKEQSMVVTGRHQLNNEDIERMIKEAQMYEEQDKRKREEVELKNRADDTAYHIEKIIKENEDKIPVDTKSRLEEIIRDLRDAINKDDIAKIKMLYDDLQRESMKIGEYLYKQQAQGQTGSSAE
- a CDS encoding aldose epimerase family protein, with the protein product MFFGSIDKREFGATTEGIAVQEYTLVNKNGVMMKVLTYGGIIRELWVPDKNGNFVDIVLGFDSLEEYERNPGYLGALIGRFANRIAYGKFEIDGVTYQLALNDKGRPNALHGGYKGFNKKVWKAFDEITPNGPILTLKYFSHDGDEGFPGDLDVSVTYTLTNENELKIDYTATTNRPTIVNLTQHTYFNLAGGGKIYDHIVVLNADKYTPVNENLIPTGDIMPVEDTLYDLRKETRLGDAIEKLKNSNAKGYDNNFVLNSEFAAKVYEPSTGISMELYTTQPGLQFYTGNYLPGLNGKRGQNYDAHTGFCLETQHFPDSPNHENFPNTVLRPGEIYKHRSVFKFGII
- a CDS encoding ferritin family protein → MPEFSNAFSGLKSERKLTHEELIRAIRFMIAAEYEAIQLYMQLAESTDNELAKEVLIDIANEERVHAGEFLRLLKELDPEEEKFYEEGAKEVEEEIEKFKNKK
- a CDS encoding M3 family oligoendopeptidase; amino-acid sequence: MRWNLSNIYPSFDSESFKNDLQRIDKELSGFLNWMDENLINEGNGLEAKLEYVINKLNELSLLAGKLYNYASLTLSANANDETAAKYLDIIRSKFVNLSLARTKLRKFLKNVEIDFSNLKSETLKSHKFFIEEQKILSKYLLSENEEKIISLMRLTGGNAWNNLYEKTTSNLLCEVEINGELKKLPLMRVRNMAYDESAEIRKKAYEAELKACENASQVVAQCLNSIKGEFLTEVNLRGYSSPLEPMLMENRISKETFDAMMSAVKGSMPILRKYLRKKAELLGHKNGLPWYDLFAPIGGYNKKWSFDEARKFIVEKLSNFSDELGKFIDNAFENHWIDAETRPGKRGGAFCSSVKALKESRILMSFDGTLDNVLTLAHELGHAFHNYCLKDETPLNSTTPATLAETASIFNETLLMNQIKNEATLKDEKLALLDKELSDAVQIIIDIYSRFLFESEVFERRKSRPISVEEFKEIMLKAQKEAYGEGLDENYMHPYMWLVKPHYYSPTFHFYNFPYTFGMLFGLGVYSMKDNPNFFEMYKKLLSSTGKGTAEEVAMSVGIDIQKEEFWKNSLSVIEKAVDEFVRFE
- the panB gene encoding 3-methyl-2-oxobutanoate hydroxymethyltransferase yields the protein MNTKKIIDMKGKEPITMITAYDYPTARIASEAGIDIILVGDSLGNVILGYDSTIPVTMEDMLMHIKAVRRGAPDAFIVGDMPFLSYEISPEKAVENAGLMLKAGANAIKLEGGEPYAETIRRIINAGIPVMGHLGFTPQSVNLLGGHKVQGKTPESREKLLKDAKILEEVGCFSIVLELVVEQVAKEITENVKIPTIGIGAGRHCDGQVLVFHDIVGLTTMDLKFVKRYANTYEIMLNAVKSYKTEVKNKVFPSKDNIFE
- a CDS encoding AI-2E family transporter; translated protein: MKLSIRQQALLIILIYALIMFIAFAAFKTLLHVFVFSLVSVLVVNFLLRVLMRIKVPYPIAVTLSLLIYFGVLIYAFVNIIPPVFKQVNSFYEFMKNILDSKYWENYLVDNPELSEIIGKIAEWASPKINELITTLAVNLAKSVPNFLVVIFYSILFTVYITIYTNWTTKSLPGLFPKKVRGLVEDFLKKLGIALSSYVDVLLLGAFIVSIAFYILFSFYLPEYKILLAFWGFVTNFIPIVGVVIEWIPILIVSLGLGLKNFIIVNIVVMLIHLGAFLFFIFIMKKRADINPVLMLIFIFLVGILYGLVGTFFAVPVAIFFVTLWNEFVKNELEI